A genomic stretch from Aliidongia dinghuensis includes:
- a CDS encoding SapC family protein, whose product MTEEKQSSGSQATAARPMFFNRLMTLDRELHANMKLNTNAGFGFAAHTHLIPITIAEFRFVARQYPIIFSAGEIPMPFAVVGLRENTNLMVNESNQWRNRTYIPGAVHTYPFILLPIAKDSNEVSVVIDPDAASLGEIGEALFKDGTPTPILSRIIELTNHFRAGMMKTIEFGKMIAAAELLVPRGVELLLQDGSKFRIDNFLTLDGAKIDGIANNIFLRWRKDGWLLPLFQCLQSLDSWSMLADLESDRRAAAANA is encoded by the coding sequence ATGACGGAAGAGAAGCAGAGCAGCGGCAGCCAGGCCACAGCGGCCCGGCCGATGTTCTTCAACCGGTTGATGACGCTCGACCGCGAGCTTCACGCCAACATGAAGCTCAACACCAATGCCGGCTTCGGCTTCGCCGCGCACACCCACCTGATCCCGATCACCATCGCCGAGTTCCGTTTCGTCGCGCGCCAGTACCCGATCATCTTCAGCGCCGGCGAGATCCCGATGCCGTTCGCCGTCGTGGGGCTGCGCGAGAATACGAACCTGATGGTCAATGAGAGCAATCAGTGGCGCAACCGCACCTACATCCCCGGCGCCGTGCACACCTATCCGTTCATTCTGCTGCCGATCGCCAAGGATTCGAACGAGGTTTCCGTCGTGATCGATCCGGACGCGGCGAGCCTCGGCGAGATCGGCGAAGCATTGTTCAAGGACGGCACGCCGACGCCGATCCTGTCGCGGATCATCGAGCTCACCAACCATTTCCGTGCGGGCATGATGAAGACGATCGAGTTCGGCAAGATGATCGCGGCCGCCGAGCTCTTGGTGCCGCGCGGCGTCGAACTCCTGCTGCAGGACGGCAGCAAGTTCCGCATCGACAATTTCCTCACGCTCGACGGGGCGAAGATCGACGGGATCGCCAACAACATCTTCCTGCGCTGGCGCAAGGACGGCTGGCTGCTGCCGCTGTTCCAGTGCCTGCAGTCGCTGGATTCCTGGTCCATGCTCGCCGACCTGGAGAGCGATCGCCGCGCCGCGGCCGCCAACGCTTGA